The Roseiconus lacunae genome has a segment encoding these proteins:
- a CDS encoding 2Fe-2S iron-sulfur cluster-binding protein, translated as MPKLVIDNRDAIEVPHGKRLVKALVEEGGTDQLHACGGVSRCTTCRVRFVDGEPEKMTEAEKETLRVREVTESGVRLSCQITCDEDMSVELISRLEGSGRKDQGSAVAEEIQPPPVWTTK; from the coding sequence ATGCCGAAACTAGTGATCGACAACCGAGACGCCATCGAAGTCCCGCACGGAAAACGTCTGGTGAAAGCCCTGGTCGAAGAAGGGGGGACCGACCAACTGCATGCTTGCGGCGGAGTGTCCAGGTGCACGACCTGTCGAGTTCGCTTCGTTGACGGCGAGCCTGAGAAAATGACCGAGGCGGAGAAAGAAACCTTGCGAGTCCGTGAGGTCACCGAATCCGGCGTTCGACTGAGTTGTCAAATCACCTGCGACGAGGATATGTCCGTCGAGCTTATCAGTCGCCTGGAAGGTAGCGGACGCAAGGACCAAGGCTCCGCCGTCGCGGAGGAGATTCAACCACCGCCGGTTTGGACCACCAAGTAA